ACCTTGTGAGTAGATATGCTGTGTGCGACTTGTGAGCACGCATCCGTGTTTAGTGATGGGTCATCAGCAACCATGCGCCCAAACAAGGCCACATCGATGCTTGGTGACTGCCTAAGCGCATTCTGCACCTTAGCCTTAGCCTCCTTAGAGGGCTTTTCTTTAACGACTTCACCATCTGAAACTGCGAGCTCTGCTAGAGCTTTAGCTTGGGCGCTACTAATAAAGAAGAGCGCATCAGTTCCCTTTTCTGCTGATTTAATCTTAAGGCCTGCTGTCTCAAGTATGCGCTGCGCTAACTTTGCGGCTTCACTTTTTGGGTCAAGAACGAGTATTTCTTTCGCTATTAACCCGACGATGTTCTTGGTACGAAAGGCCAACTCATTTGTAGGAAGTGCTTCTTTAAACGTTAACCGCATAGCCCTTTTCCAACTCTGCGAAGAAACGCGCGCCCGCACTACCCCACCATAGGTTGCCGTCTTAGGGCTACCGGTGTCGTCTCGGTTAATGCAGCTAGGCGGAACGGATTGCAGCACATGCACATCCACATAGAGAATCGAGTTTTTCATTTAACTGCCTCCTTTTATTCCTGTTGGGGACCGGCTTCTTTATCGCGGGAGACATCAGTACGATAAAAATCCTGTCCCCACTTTAGTCTTATGCCGTCGCGTGCCTCAGCAAACTGATACCAATACAGCTCTTCCGCTAGCTTACAGTAGTCTAGCGGTATGCTGCTGGCTTTAAGGAGCTGGACAAAGCCACGCAGATGCCACGACAACCTCTCAAAACTATCCGCCATGGCTACAATGTTAAACCGCCTTCGTACGGCATCTGCCTTGTCGGTGTTTCCCTCTCGCAGCTGCCTTGCACTATGGCCGAGCGTATTGCCTCGGTGATTCATGTTTTGATTTAGCGGGTCCCTACCTTGTTGGTGCAGGGAATAAAGGGTCAACGCGACATGGATGGCCCATTCACCCTGGGTGGGAGCCTCGCCCTGACTTATGAGACTTTCGGGTAGCTCACTTAGAGTTACTTCCCACAGCGCCGGCTGGCTCCCCGGCAACTTGCCCACACCATTGCGCAAATGAGCCAGTTGGGCTTTTACAGCCGAGGGACTAGGGTTACTAGCCAAGCCGACTATTTTCCTCTCCACAAACACACCTACTTGCCTAGCCTTTTCTATCATGCCTACTTCCTCCTTTCAACGCTTCCTTACTGTTAATAGCATAGAGAAAGCGGTTAAATGCTTCAGGCGCCGTGCACTGCCGAGCCGAGTCACCTTCTTTCACCATGCGCCCAGAGAATGCCTGTGGCCCAACCTTTTGAGTTAGCTCCCTCCCTAAGTTACGGACGATGCGCTGCGCATTCGACCACCATTTTTCGCACTGCTGATCAATATCGTCATTGCTTGGGTTAAGCTCCTCCAACCAGTGACGAAAGGGACGGTCTAAACGAAAGTATGCCTGCTCTTTGGCCTCGTTTCGTGATGCAGCGCTGTTTAAGTCGCCACTTGCTGTAGCAAGCCTCTGTGCCAACTCCCCAACTTGCTGCACAAGTCTTTCGGTCACCTCGATTTCATCTGCTATGCGCTCTACCCAGTTACTGCCAAGACCTGACAATAACTCTGAGTTTATAGCCAGGGAATCGCTGAAAACATCATCGACAAAAAAGTCTTTGTCGCCATAATTGACCGCAGCTACTTCGAAAAGAGTGTGTTTCTTCGCAAGCAGCTCCTCCCTTTTTAGGCGAGCCAGCCAGTTGACTACCCCAGGGCGGCGGCCCCCTTCGCGCTGCGCGATAAGCACCGCGAAATCTCGCCACAACTGACGCGATACGTCATGTCGCCGCGGAGTGTGCCCTAGAGAAACATCTTTCCCTTTGCGTGGGGCGCGCCACACAGTCATTTGCTCACTAAAAGCATTTGTTTTCTCAAAAAAATCGCCGCCTAGCAGGGCAAAGCCGATCACCTTTTCGCCTTCTCTTTGCAGCAGCAAGCGGCGCGACTGCAAAGTCAGCAATTCGGATAAATTGTCTGGCATCTCAATCTGCACTCTCTCTTGACTTCGCACATCACTCTCCCAGAGAGGTTTTTCGGCCCCCCATAGATCATCTGTACCGTCTCTGAGTAAGACCAAATTAAGTACCAGAGTTTGCAGTAGATTATCCCCCACGGCTGTGATAAGGCCAAGCTTGCCTAACCAGCCCGCTCCCGGGCTAGGTAGTCCCTTCGATCGGGGTTTGGCCGAGGTGTCGTCATAGGCATTAACATAGATTAGCCAACGGGCTGCCTCGGCATAGCTTAATTGCGATTTAGCCGCACCAGTACGTTTAGGGAAGAGACGCAATTTGTTGCTACTCTCAGATAACTCCCCGTTAAGCTTCGCGCCAGTGTACTCAGTAGCCTCTTTTATAGTCGCCACCTGGTAAAACGGCTGCGTGGGGTGAAACAGCCAAAAACGATCTAGAAAGACCATGAGGTATTTCCTAACTAGTTCCACAGGGAAATCGCCGCGGTGCCAAAGTGATTGCCACCGGTCTAGCGCTTCGCGAGGTGACTGCACCGGCTTAAAATCGCCGGACACATCATACCTAGCGAATACCGCATGCAGCACAGCTAGCAACAATCTTAAAATTGCCACATCCTGCGTCCGCAGTTCACCGGCTAACCCCCGCCATAGATGTGCCCGTCTGAATACATCCAGCAAGGAGACTTCTTCCGTTTGGCCATCGTGCTTCATGACGAGAATCCATGGTTCATGAAGCAAGTTAAACTCTTTTTCCGCCAATTCTATTCCTCCTTTCTCTGTATCAAGCCCATATTTTGGTCATAGGTCAACTTGTACCCGCAAAGAGTAGCCGAAAAATCGCTATCCAAAATCAAAAATAACTCTCCTGCCAGCCAAGGCGATCTCTGCCACTCACGTAGTTCCGCTGCACTTAATACTTCTAGTTCTTTAATGGCCTTATCAATGTTTCGCACCGAACATATCACCGGGGGCAGCCTAACCCGGCAACGGGCCAGCGCGCGACCCATTTCAAAACCAGGCGGCGAATCATGCGAAATCGACTGGCCCCCTTCAAGCCATGGTAAAAAGTGAAATCGGCCATCCGTCTTCTTCTGCACTAGGATTACTTCAATAGATTCATCGCCATCGCGCACGGCAGCTTCCCCACTCTTTTCATTGCGGTCAGATGCAGGCGTTTGTAGCCAACCAATCAGGTTGCCATCTGGCCAGGGAGGCGTGAGCCGAAAATCCTTCGCGCGTTTTTCTTGGCTCGCAATGAAGCTCTTATGCTCGGCCAATGCTTTGCCATAAGCTGGATTGTACG
This window of the Bacillota bacterium genome carries:
- the cas7e gene encoding type I-E CRISPR-associated protein Cas7/Cse4/CasC, whose amino-acid sequence is MKNSILYVDVHVLQSVPPSCINRDDTGSPKTATYGGVVRARVSSQSWKRAMRLTFKEALPTNELAFRTKNIVGLIAKEILVLDPKSEAAKLAQRILETAGLKIKSAEKGTDALFFISSAQAKALAELAVSDGEVVKEKPSKEAKAKVQNALRQSPSIDVALFGRMVADDPSLNTDACSQVAHSISTHKVSIEYDYFTAVDDLAEEDNAGASHLGTVEYNSATLYRYATVAVHELNKQLGDDTVAAVRHFLRAFVHSMPTGKQNTFANRTLPEAVLVTLRKDQPLNLVGAFERPVPASEDGYVAASLGRLVGHAKKLYASFATTPVRSFVAGEGLSELGQVQQFAELLDSLGTELTEQLGNGRDH
- the casB gene encoding type I-E CRISPR-associated protein Cse2/CasB — encoded protein: MIEKARQVGVFVERKIVGLASNPSPSAVKAQLAHLRNGVGKLPGSQPALWEVTLSELPESLISQGEAPTQGEWAIHVALTLYSLHQQGRDPLNQNMNHRGNTLGHSARQLREGNTDKADAVRRRFNIVAMADSFERLSWHLRGFVQLLKASSIPLDYCKLAEELYWYQFAEARDGIRLKWGQDFYRTDVSRDKEAGPQQE
- the casA gene encoding type I-E CRISPR-associated protein Cse1/CasA, with product MAEKEFNLLHEPWILVMKHDGQTEEVSLLDVFRRAHLWRGLAGELRTQDVAILRLLLAVLHAVFARYDVSGDFKPVQSPREALDRWQSLWHRGDFPVELVRKYLMVFLDRFWLFHPTQPFYQVATIKEATEYTGAKLNGELSESSNKLRLFPKRTGAAKSQLSYAEAARWLIYVNAYDDTSAKPRSKGLPSPGAGWLGKLGLITAVGDNLLQTLVLNLVLLRDGTDDLWGAEKPLWESDVRSQERVQIEMPDNLSELLTLQSRRLLLQREGEKVIGFALLGGDFFEKTNAFSEQMTVWRAPRKGKDVSLGHTPRRHDVSRQLWRDFAVLIAQREGGRRPGVVNWLARLKREELLAKKHTLFEVAAVNYGDKDFFVDDVFSDSLAINSELLSGLGSNWVERIADEIEVTERLVQQVGELAQRLATASGDLNSAASRNEAKEQAYFRLDRPFRHWLEELNPSNDDIDQQCEKWWSNAQRIVRNLGRELTQKVGPQAFSGRMVKEGDSARQCTAPEAFNRFLYAINSKEALKGGSRHDRKG